The Periplaneta americana isolate PAMFEO1 chromosome 16, P.americana_PAMFEO1_priV1, whole genome shotgun sequence genome segment AACttccattcaaatgcgatgtatgTGAAAAGTCTTTCCCAAGTTCATGTGATGTGGAGACACATTTACGCATACACACTAGACAGAGGCCATACAAATGCCAGGCGTGTGGAAATACTTTTTCGGAACCGGGACAGTTAAAACAACATGTACGAATTCACACCGACGAGAGTCCATTCAAATGTGAAgactgtggaaagtgtttctcagaatCGCCTTATTTAAGAAGACATGCTCGCATCCACTGCGGCGAAAGGTCATTCAAATGCCAAgggtgtggaaagtgtttctcgtcATCTGCAGATTTAAGCAGACATACGCACACGCATACAGACCAAAAACAattcaaatgcgaggtgtgtggaaagtgtttcccTGAGTTAATACAATTAAAGGCACATACACGCATACACACTGGCGAAAAACCATTCATATGTGAGGCGTGTGGAAAATTTTTCTCAACATTGGCACACTTAAAGGAACATGCCCGCATACACActggcgaaaggccattcaaatgtgacGTATGTGGAAAGAGTTTCTCAGTGTCTGCAGTTTTAAACAGACATGCACGCATACATACAGGCGAAAAGCCATACAAATGTGAagtttgtggaaaatgtttctcagcATCGGCATATTTGAATAGTCATGCACGTATAcacacaggcgaaaggccatACAAATGTGAAGTTTGTGCAAAATGTTTTTCAGCATCGACAGATTTGAACAGGCATGAGCGCATACACACAGGCGATAGACCATATAAATGTCACGTTTGTGGGAAATGTTTTACAGTATCGGCAGATTTGAACAGGCATGCACGCATACACACAGGCGAAAGGCCGTTCAAGTGTGatttgtgtggaaagtgtttctctgtATCTGCTAATTTAAGGAGTCATGTACGCATACACACAGGCCAAAAGccgttcaaatgcgatgtttgcggAAAGTGTTTCTTAGTCTCAGCAGGTTTATACAgacatgcacgcacacacacgacTGAAAAGTCATAGAAATATGATGTTTGTGGAAAGTATTTCTCAGCATCGGCAGATTTCAACAGGCATGcacgcatacacacacacatcCGAAAGACCACTTCAATGTGAGGTGCGTGTCAACTATTTCGATTGGGGCATTTAAAACATAAACGCATTCTtacagatatatttttttaatataccgaagtacatatgatatttccatgcagatattctgcgtcatcatacgatgaaagtaatggaacagagaaaaactctctccggcaccaggatttgaacctgggttttcagctctaagtgctgatgctttatccactaagccacaccggatacccgtcctggtgtcggacagaatcgtctcagtttaagttccaactcttgggttccctctagtgatatgcgtaaatcacttcgtgatttaagacggcgcttattccgtcggatcctggccaactagtcactcataacgagtgcacctcagcacatgtgtggacttcagtcctacgttcatagacatctatgacgtagtgcagagggcggccactagaggggacccaagagttggaacttaaactgaggtgATTGCGATTCTGTCTGACACcgcgggatgggtatccggtgtggcttagtggatatagcatcagcacgtagagctgaaaacccgggttcaaatcccggtgccggagagaatttgtctctgttccattactctttcgttGCATTCTTACAGGCAAAGGGCTTGTTTGGGGATATTGTTTTTCACAAGCAGGACACCTCTTCAATGTTGTTCGCCTACACATAGCCAAGAGACCATACAAATTCGAAGTCTGTAGACGTTTGCTAAATTTTCGTCAGCTCAAGA includes the following:
- the LOC138691667 gene encoding zinc finger protein 93-like, whose protein sequence is MDLVKVEPEVDPLDLQAHNTYETEDNKASSEEGNLSHLEVTAMKTECVDHSYEIKTEIKVEDTPMATSFSVVKSEADEDLFDLDKVQLKLKEEVPSEADEVFSEGMVDNFDKNISQDLADIDRDEDKLTQCGSNSPDTTSVGDLSSNSVTCNKCNEVLLTPQSLKLHLHAHTIKSSLKCDVCGKTFLKFSDMNRHALLLKGELPFKCDVCEKSFPSSCDVETHLRIHTRQRPYKCQACGNTFSEPGQLKQHVRIHTDESPFKCEDCGKCFSESPYLRRHARIHCGERSFKCQGCGKCFSSSADLSRHTHTHTDQKQFKCEVCGKCFPELIQLKAHTRIHTGEKPFICEACGKFFSTLAHLKEHARIHTGERPFKCDVCGKSFSVSAVLNRHARIHTGEKPYKCEVCGKCFSASAYLNSHARIHTGERPYKCEVCAKCFSASTDLNRHERIHTGDRPYKCHVCGKCFTVSADLNRHARIHTGERPFKCDLCGKCFSVSANLRSHVRIHTGQKPFKCDVCGKCFLVSAGLYRHARTHTTEKS